A region from the Phycisphaerales bacterium genome encodes:
- a CDS encoding ABC transporter ATP-binding protein encodes MVEALRGVNATIRQGEYVAIMGASGSGKSTLMNILGCLDRPSEGEYILGGRDTRQMEDEELSRFRGRMVGFIFQSFNLIPQLTVEENVAAPLFYQRVPKQERADRARRVLERVGLADRMDHRPRQLSGGQQQRVAIARALVVEPTILMADEPTGNLDSTTGGQILNLFDELHEAGMTVLMVTHDPKMIERCERVIRLRDGLVESDERVGAMAS; translated from the coding sequence ATGGTCGAGGCCCTTCGGGGCGTGAACGCCACGATCCGCCAGGGGGAGTACGTCGCGATCATGGGCGCGTCTGGTTCGGGCAAGTCCACGCTCATGAACATCCTGGGATGTCTCGATCGGCCCAGCGAGGGCGAGTACATCCTGGGCGGACGCGACACGCGCCAGATGGAGGACGAGGAACTCTCACGCTTCCGCGGGCGGATGGTCGGGTTCATCTTCCAGTCGTTCAACCTGATCCCGCAGTTGACGGTCGAGGAGAACGTGGCCGCCCCGCTCTTTTATCAGCGCGTCCCCAAGCAGGAGCGTGCCGACCGGGCGCGACGGGTCCTCGAGCGCGTGGGCCTGGCCGACCGGATGGATCACCGCCCGCGTCAACTCTCGGGCGGGCAGCAGCAGCGCGTCGCGATCGCGCGGGCGCTGGTCGTCGAGCCGACGATTCTCATGGCCGACGAACCCACGGGGAACCTTGATTCGACCACCGGCGGTCAGATCCTCAATCTCTTCGACGAGTTGCACGAGGCCGGCATGACCGTGCTCATGGTGACCCACGACCCGAAGATGATCGAGCGATGCGAGCGTGTGATCCGGTTGCGTGACGGACTGGTTGAATCCGACGAGCGTGTGGGCGCGATGGCGAGTTGA
- a CDS encoding NAD(P)H-binding protein, producing the protein MSSTTVAVTGGAGFVGRSVVAQLLHEGYTVRVLARDAKEARRLLGASDKLTVITGDILDEMCLEDLLKGAQACVHLIGIIREAPGGQTFEKCHVESTRAVVVKACERLGVKRYLHMSALGVSELSTTAYQKTKWRAERIVADSALKWTIFRPSLIHGKGSEFIAMITGLASGNEPPYLFIPYFVGEKADDTVPLGSVERPIPRVQPVYVGDVARSFVSALKREEAVGEIYNLAGSETVPWPSLLKTLRDATHGKESLQPVGVPAKVASIGAMVAKHVGLGGLLPFDEGMPIMAAQDSLAETTKARQHLAVQFSGFAESLATYADQL; encoded by the coding sequence ATGAGCAGCACCACGGTGGCGGTGACGGGCGGGGCGGGGTTTGTCGGGCGAAGCGTCGTCGCCCAACTCTTGCACGAAGGCTACACCGTCCGCGTGCTGGCTCGCGACGCAAAGGAAGCCCGGCGGCTGCTCGGGGCCTCGGACAAACTGACCGTGATCACGGGGGACATTCTCGACGAGATGTGCCTAGAGGACCTCCTCAAGGGGGCACAGGCGTGCGTCCACCTCATCGGGATCATCCGCGAGGCGCCGGGCGGGCAGACGTTCGAGAAGTGCCACGTGGAATCGACGCGCGCGGTGGTGGTGAAGGCCTGCGAGCGGCTCGGCGTGAAGCGATACCTGCACATGTCGGCGCTGGGTGTCAGCGAACTGAGTACAACGGCATACCAGAAGACCAAGTGGCGTGCCGAACGGATCGTCGCGGACTCGGCGCTCAAGTGGACGATATTCAGGCCCAGCCTGATCCATGGAAAGGGGAGCGAGTTCATCGCGATGATCACGGGTCTGGCCTCGGGGAACGAGCCGCCATACTTGTTCATTCCGTACTTCGTGGGTGAAAAGGCCGACGACACCGTCCCGCTGGGCTCGGTGGAGCGTCCGATCCCGCGGGTGCAGCCGGTGTATGTGGGCGATGTGGCGCGCTCGTTCGTGAGCGCGCTCAAGCGTGAGGAAGCGGTGGGGGAGATCTACAACCTCGCGGGGAGCGAGACGGTGCCATGGCCGAGTCTCTTGAAGACCCTCCGCGACGCGACGCACGGGAAGGAGAGCCTGCAGCCGGTGGGCGTGCCCGCAAAGGTCGCGTCGATCGGGGCGATGGTGGCGAAGCACGTGGGGCTTGGCGGGCTGCTGCCGTTCGATGAGGGAATGCCGATCATGGCGGCCCAGGACTCGCTGGCCGAGACAACAAAGGCACGCCAGCACCTCGCTGTGCAGTTCAGCGGCTTCGCGGAGTCGCTGGCGACCTACGCGGATCAGTTGTAG
- a CDS encoding ABC transporter ATP-binding protein produces the protein MLATRNLTFAYPNDPARPIFRALDLELPGSSLTAIIGPNGAGKSTLLRLLAGVMSDARHATGDITLAGRILGDISLHERATRLAYMAQRGSASLVAFDFTVRAVCALGLHGRTFDPGAVHRVLERLDLVGEAGRVVHELSAGQQQRVSFARALVQLEHQAPESRVLLADEPISAMDPRHALATMRELKSIARAGGTVGVVLHDVTTVLRHADRVIALSDHGDILAQGSTHDVLEEGSPGQILERLYHIPFVHFGESRSRGAWVPADVQ, from the coding sequence ATGCTCGCCACCCGCAATCTCACCTTCGCCTACCCCAATGACCCCGCCCGGCCCATTTTTCGCGCTCTTGACCTTGAACTTCCTGGCTCCTCCCTCACAGCCATCATCGGGCCCAACGGCGCCGGCAAGTCCACGCTGCTCCGCCTCCTCGCCGGCGTCATGTCCGACGCCAGGCACGCCACGGGGGACATCACCCTCGCGGGTCGAATCCTCGGCGACATCTCCTTGCACGAGCGTGCCACGCGTCTCGCCTACATGGCCCAGCGAGGCAGCGCCTCCCTCGTCGCCTTCGATTTCACAGTCCGTGCGGTTTGCGCGCTCGGCCTCCACGGCCGCACATTCGACCCTGGCGCCGTCCATCGCGTCCTTGAGCGTCTCGATCTCGTTGGCGAGGCTGGTCGTGTTGTCCACGAACTGAGCGCCGGGCAGCAACAGCGTGTCTCGTTCGCCCGCGCCCTCGTCCAACTCGAGCACCAGGCGCCAGAATCCCGTGTCCTTCTCGCCGACGAGCCCATCAGCGCCATGGACCCGAGGCACGCCCTCGCCACCATGCGTGAACTCAAGTCCATCGCCCGCGCCGGCGGCACGGTCGGCGTCGTCCTCCACGATGTCACCACCGTCCTACGGCACGCCGACCGTGTCATCGCCCTCAGCGACCACGGCGACATCCTCGCCCAAGGCTCCACCCACGATGTCCTCGAGGAAGGCTCGCCGGGCCAGATCCTCGAGCGCCTCTACCACATTCCCTTCGTTCACTTCGGCGAGTCCCGCTCACGCGGCGCGTGGGTCCCGGCCGACGTACAGTGA
- a CDS encoding HEAT repeat domain-containing protein: MHSLKSCSPLSSLGVVAAALGLVLALSGCGADFSATPGAKSLREVLRGPSPADAADMALDPYDPQRRFRGTLLLANAKFAGEPLYMQLFADGLRDPDPGVRLASARAIANHGVPSQAMSLVPLLMDDNQDVRLEAAKGLQRLHEPKVVDALLERLDPKKEPQPEVRAEIAEALGQYAEGRVVQALIAALDDNRLSVNRRAEASLRTLTGNDLGLDRGAWVRWSQTAGESRTLFAARAAYVHPAYFRSPSWWEYLPLVQGPKNESAGLPKGFPERFGG; encoded by the coding sequence ATGCACTCTCTGAAGTCTTGCTCGCCTCTGTCCAGCCTAGGCGTCGTTGCGGCCGCCCTTGGTCTGGTTCTCGCGCTCTCGGGCTGCGGCGCGGACTTCTCGGCGACGCCCGGGGCGAAGTCGTTGCGCGAGGTGCTCCGTGGCCCGTCGCCCGCCGATGCCGCTGATATGGCGCTCGATCCCTATGACCCGCAGCGGCGATTCCGCGGGACGCTTCTGCTCGCCAACGCGAAGTTCGCCGGCGAGCCGCTGTACATGCAACTCTTTGCCGACGGCCTGCGCGACCCTGACCCCGGCGTGCGCCTCGCGTCGGCCCGCGCGATCGCGAACCACGGCGTGCCCTCGCAGGCTATGAGCCTCGTGCCGCTGCTCATGGACGACAACCAGGATGTTCGCCTCGAGGCCGCCAAGGGCCTGCAGCGATTGCACGAGCCGAAGGTGGTGGACGCGCTGCTGGAGCGGCTGGACCCCAAGAAGGAGCCGCAGCCCGAGGTGCGTGCGGAGATCGCCGAGGCGCTCGGGCAGTACGCCGAGGGTCGCGTGGTGCAGGCGCTGATCGCCGCGCTCGATGACAATCGGCTCAGCGTGAATCGGCGTGCCGAGGCGTCGCTCCGCACGCTCACGGGGAACGACCTCGGGCTCGACCGCGGGGCGTGGGTCCGCTGGTCGCAGACCGCGGGCGAATCGCGCACGCTCTTTGCCGCCCGAGCGGCGTATGTCCACCCGGCCTACTTCCGGTCGCCCTCGTGGTGGGAATATCTCCCGCTCGTCCAAGGGCCCAAAAACGAGTCGGCGGGATTGCCCAAGGGATTTCCCGAACGATTCGGCGGCTGA